The segment GATGAGAGCCCTGCCATACCATACCTTAAAAACGGGCGTAAATTTAGATTTTCATGGGACTGCCTCCAAGGGCATTTTTCTACCTTTACATCGCAAAAAAACGTGCGGCAGACATGTAGCCGCCAAAACTGGAGATTATCATGGGTTTTAAATGCGGTATCGTAGGCCTCCCCAACGTGGGCAAGTCCACCATCTTTAACGCCATCACCAACGCCGGCGCAGAAGCAGCCAACTATCCGTTCTGCACCATCGAACCGAACGTGGGTATGGTGAGCGTGCCGGACAGCCGCCTCGACGAACTGGTCAAGGTATACAATCCGAAATCCATCGTTCCCGCCGTTACAGAATTTGTGGACATTGCAGGCCTTGTAAAGGGAGCTGCCCAGGGCGAAGGCCTCGGCAACCAGTTCCTGACCCACATCCGTGAATGCGAAGCCATCATGGAAGTCATCCGCTGCTTCGACGACGAAAACATCGTGCACGTGCACGGCAGCGTAGACCCGGTCCGCGACGTGGAAATCATCGAAACCGAACTGATTTTGAAGGACCTCGACTCTGTCGAAAAGCGCCTCGCTACCGAAGCCAAGGCCGCCCGCATGGGTGGTGCCGAAGCCAAGGCCCGCCTCGCCGCATGCGAAAAGCTCCGCGACGCCTTCCAGGAAGGCAAGGCCGCCCGCACCGTGATGCACGACAGCGAAGAAATGGAACTCATCGTGAAGGATTTGGCCCTGCTGACCGCAAAGCCGCTCTTCTACTGCGCAAACGTGAAGGAAGACGACATCCTCACCGGTAACGCCTACGTGGACCAGCTGAAGGAATACGCCGCCAAGAACGGCCACGAAGTCATCATGATCAGCGGCAAGATCGAAGAAGAACTCTCTGCCATGGAACCCGCCGACAAGGCCGAATTTCTCAAGGAACTCGGCATGAAGGAATCGGGCCTCGACGCCGTGGTGCGCAAGGGCTACGAAATCCTCGGTCTGCGCACCTTCTTTACTGCAGGCGAAAAGGAATGCCGCGCTTGGACGTTCCATGCAGGCTACAAGGCCCCTCAGTGCGCAGGCGTGATTCACACCGACTTCGAACGCGGCTTCATTCGCGCCGAAACATTGAGCTACAGCGACTTCCTGAAGCATGGCAGCTGGAATGCCGCCAAGGAAGCAGGCCTCGTCCGCACCGAAGGCAAGGACTACGTGGTACAGGATGGCGACATCATGTACTTCCTGTTCAACGTGTAATCGCGATTACGATATCATTAAAAAAAACTCGCCCCCAGAGGCGAGTTTTTTTTTATTTATCCTGAATACAGAGGGTTTGTACCATAGGATACAAATCCTTGGGACATTCTACAACGCGCGATGTCTTTTCTTTCATAACGACTCCGTCCATCGCGGTTTCGTAGCAATATTGCGTTTCGGAATCCTTTTCGGTACTTGTCCAAAACACATCCGCATATATTTTATAACTCTTTGAGCAATTAGCTTTCCCGTTAGGCGCAAAGTACCAGATTATCGGGGCGTCGTTCCGGAATTCAAGCGTGGATGTTCCATATTTCAAGTTGCTTATAAGCTCCGTCGTATCGGGAATATGGTAGCCCCTAGGGCATGACACCTTGGCCGTTTCGTAATCCATATAGACGCCATCCTTATAGCGTACCACAGACACGTTGGAATCTTCCACTTCAAAGGTGTAACCACCGCAACGGCAATCCTGACTGATGCGTTCTTTCCATCCCGCATAAAAATCACCGAACGAGGAACTCACATCTTGAATTGAATTCAGCAAAACAGTATCGGTTCCAAGTT is part of the uncultured Fibrobacter sp. genome and harbors:
- the ychF gene encoding redox-regulated ATPase YchF, with the protein product MGFKCGIVGLPNVGKSTIFNAITNAGAEAANYPFCTIEPNVGMVSVPDSRLDELVKVYNPKSIVPAVTEFVDIAGLVKGAAQGEGLGNQFLTHIRECEAIMEVIRCFDDENIVHVHGSVDPVRDVEIIETELILKDLDSVEKRLATEAKAARMGGAEAKARLAACEKLRDAFQEGKAARTVMHDSEEMELIVKDLALLTAKPLFYCANVKEDDILTGNAYVDQLKEYAAKNGHEVIMISGKIEEELSAMEPADKAEFLKELGMKESGLDAVVRKGYEILGLRTFFTAGEKECRAWTFHAGYKAPQCAGVIHTDFERGFIRAETLSYSDFLKHGSWNAAKEAGLVRTEGKDYVVQDGDIMYFLFNV